The Nerophis lumbriciformis linkage group LG24, RoL_Nlum_v2.1, whole genome shotgun sequence genome includes a region encoding these proteins:
- the nucb1 gene encoding nucleobindin-1 isoform X1: MHLRSGLLLLLVSAGVWSVPIDRNEVHQDAKDDGQEESMDTGLYYDRYLREVIEVLETDPHFREKLQTANTEDIKNGRLSKELDLVSHNVRTRLDELKRQEVSRLRMLLKAKLDSTNTQSVQMDHASLLKQFEHLDPHNQNTFEAKDLELLISTATKDLENYDAERHEEFKRYEMLKEHERREYLKSLDQEKREKEEKRMQELKEKHRQHPKVNAPGSVAQLREVWEETDGLDPKEFNPKTFFKLHDTNEDGVLDEQELEALFTKELEKVYDPKNEEDDMMEMEEERLRMREDVMKNVDTNKDRLVSLEEFLKSTEKKEFNNPKEWETLDAKPLYTEEELQRFEAKLRDKEEELKKRAETLRQEQELLKERGKALEAQRREYQQAVLEMSQRQKERQAADGQPPAGPRGELQFQPPKAEDKAGKVAVEAEVQNHLPAEPPQNLPTHT; encoded by the exons CTCCGGGCTGCTGCTTCTCCTCGTCTCTGCGGGCGTGTGGTCGGTGCCCATCGACCGCAATGAGGTGCACCAGGACGCCAAAGACGACGGTCAAGAGGAGAGCATG GACACGGGTCTATACTACGACCGATACCTCCGAGAAGTCATCGAGGTTTTGGAGACGGACCCTCACTTCAGAGAGAAGCTGCAGACGGCCAACACGGAGGACATTAAG AACGGTCGGCTGAGTAAAGAACTGGACCTGGTCAGTCACAACGTCAGGACTCGTCTGGATGAGCTGAAGCGGCAGGAAGTGTCTCGTCTGAGAATGCTGCTCAAAGCCAAACTGGACAGCACCAACACACAAA GCGTGCAGATGGACCACGCCTCTTTGCTCAAACAGTTCGAACATCTGGACCCACACAATCAGAACACGTTCGAGGCCAAAGACCTGGAGCTGCTCATCTCCACG GCCACCAAAGACCTGGAGAACTACGACGCCGAGAGACACGAAGAGTTCAAGCGTTACGAGATGCTGAAGGAGCACGAGAGGCGCGAGTACCTCAAGAGTCTGGACCAGGAGAAGAGGGAGAAGGAGGAGAAGCGAATGCAGGAGCTGAAGGAGAAACACCGCCAGCACCCCAAAGTCAACGCTCCC GGCAGCGTCGCTCAGCTGAGAGAAGTCTGGGAGGAGACGGACGGACTGGACCCCAAAGAGTTCAACCCAAAGACGTTCTTCAAGCTTCACG ACACCAACGAAGACGGCGTTTTGGACGAGCAGGAGCTGGAGGCTCTTTTCACCAAAGAG CTGGAGAAGGTCTACGACCCCAAGAACGAGGAAGATGACATGATGGAGATGGAGGAGGAGAGGCTGAGGATGAGGGAAGACGTCATGAAGAAC GTGGACACCAACAAAGACCGACTGGTCAGCCTGGAGGAGTTCCTCAAGTCCACAGAGAAGAAGGAGTTCAACAACCCTAAAGAATGGGAG ACGCTGGACGCCAAGCCCTTGTACACGGAGGAGGAGCTCCAGCGCTTTGAGGCCAAGCTCCGAGACAAAGAGGAGGAGCTAAAGAAGAGGGCGGAGACTCTGCGTCAGGAGCAGGAGCTGCTGAAGGAGCGAGGCAAAGCCCTGGAGGCCCAGAGGAGAGAGTACCAGCAG GCCGTCTTGGAGATGTCCCAGCGGCAGAAAGAGCGGCAGGCGGCTGATGGTCAGCCGCCTGCCGGGCCTCGTGGAGAACTACAGTTCCAGCCCCCGAAAGCGGAAGATAAAG CAGGGAAGGTTGCAGTTGAGGCCGAAGTACAGAATCATCTACCCGCTGAACCACCCCAGAATCTGCCAACACACACTtga
- the nucb1 gene encoding nucleobindin-1 isoform X2 codes for MHLRSGLLLLLVSAGVWSVPIDRNEVHQDAKDDGQEESMDTGLYYDRYLREVIEVLETDPHFREKLQTANTEDIKNGRLSKELDLVSHNVRTRLDELKRQEVSRLRMLLKAKLDSTNTQSVQMDHASLLKQFEHLDPHNQNTFEAKDLELLISTATKDLENYDAERHEEFKRYEMLKEHERREYLKSLDQEKREKEEKRMQELKEKHRQHPKVNAPGSVAQLREVWEETDGLDPKEFNPKTFFKLHDTNEDGVLDEQELEALFTKELEKVYDPKNEEDDMMEMEEERLRMREDVMKNVDTNKDRLVSLEEFLKSTEKKEFNNPKEWETLDAKPLYTEEELQRFEAKLRDKEEELKKRAETLRQEQELLKERGKALEAQRREYQQAVLEMSQRQKERQAADGQPPAGPRGELQFQPPKAEDKGKVAVEAEVQNHLPAEPPQNLPTHT; via the exons CTCCGGGCTGCTGCTTCTCCTCGTCTCTGCGGGCGTGTGGTCGGTGCCCATCGACCGCAATGAGGTGCACCAGGACGCCAAAGACGACGGTCAAGAGGAGAGCATG GACACGGGTCTATACTACGACCGATACCTCCGAGAAGTCATCGAGGTTTTGGAGACGGACCCTCACTTCAGAGAGAAGCTGCAGACGGCCAACACGGAGGACATTAAG AACGGTCGGCTGAGTAAAGAACTGGACCTGGTCAGTCACAACGTCAGGACTCGTCTGGATGAGCTGAAGCGGCAGGAAGTGTCTCGTCTGAGAATGCTGCTCAAAGCCAAACTGGACAGCACCAACACACAAA GCGTGCAGATGGACCACGCCTCTTTGCTCAAACAGTTCGAACATCTGGACCCACACAATCAGAACACGTTCGAGGCCAAAGACCTGGAGCTGCTCATCTCCACG GCCACCAAAGACCTGGAGAACTACGACGCCGAGAGACACGAAGAGTTCAAGCGTTACGAGATGCTGAAGGAGCACGAGAGGCGCGAGTACCTCAAGAGTCTGGACCAGGAGAAGAGGGAGAAGGAGGAGAAGCGAATGCAGGAGCTGAAGGAGAAACACCGCCAGCACCCCAAAGTCAACGCTCCC GGCAGCGTCGCTCAGCTGAGAGAAGTCTGGGAGGAGACGGACGGACTGGACCCCAAAGAGTTCAACCCAAAGACGTTCTTCAAGCTTCACG ACACCAACGAAGACGGCGTTTTGGACGAGCAGGAGCTGGAGGCTCTTTTCACCAAAGAG CTGGAGAAGGTCTACGACCCCAAGAACGAGGAAGATGACATGATGGAGATGGAGGAGGAGAGGCTGAGGATGAGGGAAGACGTCATGAAGAAC GTGGACACCAACAAAGACCGACTGGTCAGCCTGGAGGAGTTCCTCAAGTCCACAGAGAAGAAGGAGTTCAACAACCCTAAAGAATGGGAG ACGCTGGACGCCAAGCCCTTGTACACGGAGGAGGAGCTCCAGCGCTTTGAGGCCAAGCTCCGAGACAAAGAGGAGGAGCTAAAGAAGAGGGCGGAGACTCTGCGTCAGGAGCAGGAGCTGCTGAAGGAGCGAGGCAAAGCCCTGGAGGCCCAGAGGAGAGAGTACCAGCAG GCCGTCTTGGAGATGTCCCAGCGGCAGAAAGAGCGGCAGGCGGCTGATGGTCAGCCGCCTGCCGGGCCTCGTGGAGAACTACAGTTCCAGCCCCCGAAAGCGGAAGATAAAG GGAAGGTTGCAGTTGAGGCCGAAGTACAGAATCATCTACCCGCTGAACCACCCCAGAATCTGCCAACACACACTtga